A stretch of Blastocatellia bacterium DNA encodes these proteins:
- the lpxC gene encoding UDP-3-O-acyl-N-acetylglucosamine deacetylase produces the protein MLTRQTTIKRPVEVKGVGLHTGVSVRLRLCPAPAYTGIVFCRTDLDRFEIPARPEHVAHVSYATTLVRRGVMISTVEHLLSALAGCGVDNVLIEIDSLEVPILDGSALPFVEMIEAAGKVILDAPRYYLRVRKVLSVEEGDKRLTLSPHTTFSVSGTIDFPHPLIGRQTLTVTLDEPTYSREIAPARTFGFLREVEGLRRMGLIRGGSLENAIVLDGERILNPEGLRFADEFVRHKVLDLIGDLALLGHPLLGRIEAERPGHALNTTAVRKLLSDPQAWELTELDALGSAGPSVEKPAIIHAETAHPEAASGSRSWLMAFKSSSMT, from the coding sequence ATGCTCACGAGGCAAACAACGATCAAGCGGCCGGTCGAAGTCAAGGGGGTGGGATTGCATACGGGCGTCAGCGTGCGCTTGCGGCTTTGTCCGGCACCGGCGTACACCGGGATTGTGTTCTGTCGTACTGATCTGGATCGGTTCGAGATTCCCGCTCGGCCCGAGCACGTAGCGCATGTGAGCTATGCGACAACGCTCGTTCGCCGGGGAGTCATGATCAGCACGGTCGAGCATTTGCTCTCGGCTCTAGCAGGGTGTGGCGTAGATAATGTACTCATCGAGATTGATTCGCTCGAGGTGCCGATCCTCGACGGGAGCGCTCTTCCATTTGTCGAGATGATCGAGGCCGCCGGGAAGGTCATTCTCGATGCTCCCCGTTACTATCTCCGCGTGCGCAAGGTTCTTTCGGTCGAAGAAGGGGACAAGCGGCTGACCCTCAGTCCCCACACGACTTTCTCCGTGTCGGGGACGATTGATTTTCCTCATCCGTTGATCGGGAGACAAACCCTCACTGTGACGCTTGATGAGCCGACCTATTCGCGTGAGATCGCTCCGGCGCGCACCTTTGGCTTTTTGCGGGAGGTTGAGGGGCTTCGGCGGATGGGCCTCATCCGTGGCGGGTCACTGGAAAATGCCATTGTTCTTGATGGGGAGAGAATCCTCAATCCCGAAGGGTTGCGCTTTGCCGACGAATTCGTCCGTCACAAGGTGCTGGATCTCATCGGTGATCTCGCGCTGCTTGGCCATCCTCTGCTCGGTCGGATCGAGGCCGAGCGTCCTGGCCATGCCTTGAATACGACGGCCGTGCGGAAACTGTTGAGCGATCCACAGGCCTGGGAACTCACGGAGCTTGATGCTCTGGGTTCCGCCGGCCCCTCGGTAGAGAAGCCGGCCATTATCCATGCCGAGACAGCTCACCCCGAAGCCGCTTCCGGTTCGAGAAGTTGGTTGATGGCGTTTAAGAGTTCCTCGATGACGTAA
- the serC gene encoding 3-phosphoserine/phosphohydroxythreonine transaminase translates to MTHPRVYNFSAGPAMLPLSVLQQAREHLISLPGVGMSVLEISHRSRWFEEILEAAEANLRKLLGIPPHYHVLFLQGGASLQFSMVPMNFLRGRGSADYIVTGSWGERAVAEARREGRVRIAWSGRDEGYVRVPSPSELAVDSSAAYVHFTSNETIHGVQFASEPEVGDVPLICDASSDFLSRPLQIERYALLYAGAQKNAGPAGLTIVILRDDLLEAAARNLPSMLDYRVHASHRSVYNTPPVFAIYITKLVTDWLLEEIGGLEKMAARNREKARLLYDTIDRSDGFYRGHARPDSRSMMNVTWRLPSVALEKEFLRQAEQRGLYELKGHRSVGGLRASLYNAMPLEGVRALCDFMKEFQHAHSVAQ, encoded by the coding sequence ATGACACATCCGCGAGTTTACAATTTCTCGGCGGGACCGGCGATGCTCCCTCTTTCCGTGCTTCAGCAGGCACGGGAGCATCTCATCAGCCTTCCAGGGGTCGGCATGTCCGTTTTGGAGATCAGTCACCGGTCGAGATGGTTCGAAGAGATTCTGGAGGCCGCGGAGGCGAATCTGCGTAAGCTCCTTGGTATACCGCCCCACTATCACGTGCTCTTCCTTCAGGGAGGGGCCAGCCTCCAGTTCTCCATGGTGCCGATGAATTTTCTCCGGGGACGTGGATCGGCTGATTACATCGTGACGGGCTCCTGGGGCGAGCGAGCTGTTGCCGAGGCCCGTCGCGAAGGACGTGTGCGCATTGCCTGGAGCGGTCGGGACGAAGGCTATGTCCGCGTACCCTCTCCATCGGAACTGGCGGTTGATTCCTCAGCCGCGTACGTTCATTTCACGTCAAACGAGACGATTCACGGCGTTCAGTTCGCATCCGAACCGGAGGTCGGCGATGTCCCGCTCATCTGCGACGCCTCTTCGGATTTCCTTTCGCGTCCGCTTCAGATCGAGCGATATGCCCTGCTCTATGCGGGGGCGCAGAAAAACGCGGGGCCGGCGGGGCTCACCATCGTCATCCTCCGGGATGACCTGCTGGAAGCAGCCGCCCGCAATCTTCCATCCATGCTGGATTATCGCGTTCATGCGAGCCACCGGTCGGTATACAACACACCTCCGGTCTTCGCCATTTATATCACCAAGCTTGTCACCGACTGGTTATTGGAGGAAATCGGCGGCCTGGAAAAAATGGCGGCCCGTAACCGGGAAAAGGCGCGTCTGCTCTACGACACGATTGATCGTAGCGATGGCTTTTATCGCGGCCACGCGCGACCCGACAGTCGCTCGATGATGAACGTGACCTGGCGATTGCCCTCTGTCGCTCTGGAAAAAGAGTTTCTGCGCCAGGCCGAGCAACGGGGACTCTATGAGCTGAAAGGACATCGCTCCGTCGGGGGATTGCGAGCGTCGCTTTACAATGCCATGCCCCTGGAGGGTGTGCGCGCGCTGTGCGACTTCATGAAGGAGTTTCAGCACGCTCACTCGGTCGCTCAATGA
- a CDS encoding EutN/CcmL family microcompartment protein, giving the protein MILARVIGNVVATQKNERYQGARILLVQPITPDGKDHGHPLVALDAVQAGIGDTVLVVQEGWSASTAATGEPGAAIDSTIVGVVDTIEFVADEKL; this is encoded by the coding sequence ATGATTCTGGCGCGAGTCATCGGAAACGTCGTGGCGACGCAAAAGAACGAGCGGTATCAGGGGGCGCGCATCTTGCTCGTTCAACCCATTACGCCTGACGGGAAGGATCATGGTCACCCCCTGGTTGCGCTCGATGCGGTGCAGGCCGGGATCGGGGATACCGTGCTGGTCGTTCAAGAGGGATGGTCGGCATCAACGGCGGCAACGGGTGAACCGGGTGCTGCTATTGATTCGACCATCGTGGGGGTGGTTGATACAATCGAGTTCGTTGCTGACGAAAAACTGTAA